In the Perca flavescens isolate YP-PL-M2 chromosome 20, PFLA_1.0, whole genome shotgun sequence genome, one interval contains:
- the cd93 gene encoding complement component C1q receptor: protein MLVSDPQHLFLATNGQPHIGHISPLKIPRTFWISVNLFISIAIMLWIFLLLLINSFEGLSGAEHETLCTSNACFTLNMDRRSFRDARKNCDHNGGYLMTVRDEEEEDVLRSLLSQIQRQRQDRVFTFWIGLKLHTGDCVMADKTLRGFRWVSGKEDSHYSNWEKEPVTTCTEERCVKVHYTVSGENQLKWTAGPCKSLAFYACKFYFKGMCKPLALLGPGQITYTPPFSEEPQTSEMQSFPLGTYAVILCSDQQSQYAVCKGMDDIYRWTEPGPFCKTGKQNCTINNGGCEHLCHQDTDEVQCFCKEGYNLDEDGLSCRIKDLCGVDTCEHQCLMRESGYFCKCPDGFKLDANQRSCSDIDECQSQACAHHLCINTHGSYTCACEGGYEMVDGECRDMDECSQTRCEHSCLNSLGSFSCSCNEGFTLSEDGYSCVDINECVNNLCQFKCVNTLGSFLCICPQGFHMETDGSTCAPDMTETSATSSDVTESLTRTTVELQHQSPHTDAPLPDLVNVTHNDQQRNVSLVTGFAKTVNSKMIICILGSVIPLLLLVALTLAIAIFRCTRSKKEAKKNTSTDGYCWVSSGLDPRLEKLYESILTDDL, encoded by the coding sequence ATGTTAGTCTCAGACCCACAGCACTTGTTTTTGGCTACGAATGGACAACCACATATTGGTCACATTTCACCCCTAAAGATCCCAAGGACCTTCTGGATATCAGTTAATTTGTTTATCTCTATAGCAATTATGTTGTGGATTTTTCTGCTACTGCTCATCAACAGCTTTGAGGGTTTATCTGGAGCTGAACATGAGACGCTATGTACCTCAAACGCCTGTTTCACCCTGAATATGGACAGAAGGAGCTTTAGGGATGCCCGTAAAAACTGTGACCACAATGGAGGTTATCTGATGACAGTcagagatgaagaagaagaggatgTGCTGCGCTCGCTTCTCTCACAGATCCAAAGACAACGTCAGGACAGGGTGTTTACATTTTGGATTGGATTAAAACTGCACACAGGGGACTGTGTGATGGCTGACAAGACTCTCAGGGGGTTTAGGTGGGTATCTGGGAAGGAAGATTCCCACTACTCCAACTGGGAAAAAGAACCTGTCACCACATGCACTGAGGAGAGATGTGTAAAAGTTCATTATACTGTATCAGGTGAGAACCAACTGAAATGGACTGCTGGACCTTGCAAAAGCCTTGCTTTTTATGCATGTAAGTTTTATTTTAAGGGAATGTGTAAACCTTTGGCTCTATTGGGGCCTGGACAAATCACCTACACACCGCCCTTCTCAGAAGAGCCACAAACAAGTGAAATGCAATCATTTCCGCTCGGAACATATGCTGTTATTTTATGTAGTGACCAACAGTCTCAATATGCTGTGTGCAAGGGGATGGACGACATCTATCGTTGGACTGAACCTGGTCCATTTTGCAAAACAGGGAAGCAAAATTGCACGATAAACAATGGCGGATGTGAACATTTGTGCCACCAGGATACAGATGAGGTTCAATGCTTTTGCAAAGAAGGTTACAACTTGGATGAGGATGGACTCAGTTGCAGGATAAAAGACTTGTGCGGCGTTGACACCTGTGAGCATCAGTGCTTAATGAGGGAGTCTGGGTATTTCTGCAAATGTCCAGATGGGTTCAAACTAGATGCAAACCAGCGTAGCTGCTCTGATATTGATGAGTGCCAGTCACAAGCCTGTGCGCATCATTTGTGCATAAATACGCACGGCAGTTACACATGTGCATGTGAAGGCGGCTACGAAATGGTTGATGGTGAATGCAGGGATATGGATGAGTGCTCGCAAACAAGATGTGAGCACAGCTGCTTGAACAGTTTGGGTTCCTTCTCTTGTTCCTGCAACGAGGGCTTCACTTTATCCGAGGATGGCTACTCGTGCGTAGATATTAATGAATGCGTCAATAATCTCTGTCAGTTCAAATGTGTCAATACTCTAGGCAGCTTCTTGTGCATCTGCCCGCAAGGCTTCCACATGGAGACAGATGGATCGACCTGCGCTCCAGATATGACAGAAACATCAGCTACTTCATCAGACGTCACAGAGTCTTTAACCAGAACTACAGTTGAGCTCCAACACCAGTCCCCTCACACTGACGCACCACTTCCAGACCTGGTGAATGTTACGCACAATGATCAGCAGAGAAACGTATCTTTGGTGACAGGTTTTGCCAAGACAGTGAATTCCAAGATGATCATCTGCATCCTTGGTTCAGTCATTCCTCTGCTGCTTTTAGTTGCATTGACTCTGGCTATTGCAATTTTTCGATGCACTCGCTCCAAAAAAGAAGCCAAGAAAAATACCAGTACAGATGGCTACTGTTGGGTGTCTTCTGGTTTGGATCCTCGTTTAGAGAAACTATATGAGTCCATCTTGACTGATGACCTATGA
- the LOC114546485 gene encoding thrombomodulin-like codes for MACLQLTVFVPVKVMTMSVILFFSITTGFGMEQTGVCRPFCTGSDCITVDQDRVDFQTAEEACRDRNGELMTFWSETDESTIDSLKQELYGNFWIGLRLPASACSNLSAPLRGYKWTSGNVHSSFIPSFGTWKDSVKVCSPRCVSLSNGQKWTERLCSDKMDGFLCKTKHKDACQARELSDPNVIKSSKGCKGGPCEHTCTDVKGGYICSCYSGYIPDSKNPEQCKLHCPQHKCPAKCQGKASECYCPDGFVLSGTFCEDIDECLNGGCDQECKNTFGSFVCSCGEGFVLKNEVKCVKAKGSESFAVTTPIVVAFVKPATNNHTLKGSSAPAGGFLWIWIFVVVAVVVFIFVIRFYVVKQQKRREQNSNQPCTAPVENIEC; via the coding sequence ATGGCCTGCTTGCAACTGACTGTTTTTGTGCCGGTGAAGGTAATGACAATGTCAGTGATTTTGTTCTTTTCTATAACGACAGGATTTGGCATGGAGCAGACTGGTGTCTGTAGGCCTTTTTGTACTGGGAGTGACTGCATAACAGTAGATCAAGACAGAGTGGATTTTCAAACAGCTGAGGAAGCATGCCGTGACAGGAACGGGGAACTAATGACATTTTGGTCTGAGACAGATGAGAGCACCATTGACAGTTTAAAACAAGAATTGTATGGAAACTTCTGGATTGGACTGCGTTTACCAGCTTCTGCCTGCAGCAACCTTTCAGCTCCACTGAGAGGCTATAAGTGGACCTCTGGTAATGTGCACAGTAGCTTTATTCCATCCTTTGGCACATGGAAAGACAGTGTTAAAGTCTGCTCTCCACGCTGTGTGTCACTTTCAAATGGTCAAAAGTGGACAGAGAGGCTTTGCTCGGACAAAATGGATGGGTTTCTGTGCAAAACAAAGCACAAAGATGCATGCCAGGCACGAGAATTATCCGATCCTAATGTTATCAAAAGCTCTAAAGGCTGTAAAGGTGGTCCTTGTGAACATACATGCACAGATGTAAAAGGAGGTTATATATGCTCTTGTTACAGTGGCTATATCCCAGACAGCAAGAACCCCGAACAGTGCAAATTACACTGTCCACAACATAAATGCCCAGCGAAATGTCAGGGAAAAGCCAGCGAATGCTACTGTCCTGATGGCTTTGTATTAAGTGGTACATTTTGTGAGGACATTGATGAATGTTTGAATGGAGGATGTGATCAAGAGTGTAAAAACACTTTTGGAAGTTTTGTGTGCTCCTGCGGAGAAGGATTTGTACTAAAAAATGAAGTCAAATGCGTCAAAGCAAAGGGCAGCGAAAGTTTTGCTGTCACAACTCCTATCGTCGTAGCTTTTGTTAAACCAGCAACCAATAATCATACACTGAAGGGTTCTTCTGCGCCTGCTGGTGGGTTTCTCTGGATatggatttttgttgttgtggctgTGGTAGTGTTTATATTTGTGATAAGGTTTTATGTTGTAAAGCAGCAGAAGCGCAGAGAACAAAACTCCAATCAGCCGTGTACTGCTCCTGTGGAGAATATTGAGTGTTAA
- the gnmt gene encoding glycine N-methyltransferase, which translates to MSVDSVFRTRSLGVAAEGLPDQYADGKAAKVWELYIGDTQSRTQEYKSWVVSLLKEQGVQRVLDVACGTGVDSIMLVEEGFTMVSVDASDKMLKYALKSRWERRKEQAFDQWVIEEANWLTLPEDIQKPGPGFDAVICLGNSFAHLPDFKGDQSDQKLALQNIASMVRPGGILIIDHRNYDYILETGRAPQGKNIYYKSDLTQDISTSVLWVDNKPHMITLDYTIHVPKATLQNLPDVSKFRLSYYPHRLESFKALLTEAFNSKMEHSVYGDFKTYVPGQNQAPCYFIHVCKKTA; encoded by the exons ATGTCGGTCGACAGCGTGTTTAGGACCCGCTCTCTCGGTGTGGCCGCCGAGGGTCTTCCTGACCAGTATGCCGACGGCAAAGCAGCGAAAGTCTGGGAGCTGTACATCGGAGACACGCAGAGTAGGACGCAGGAATACAAAAGCTGGGTGGTGTCTTTGCTGAAAGAGCAAGGAGTGCAAAGAGTGCTGGATGTAGCCTGCGGAACAGG agtTGACTCCATCATGTTGGTGGAAGAGGGCTTTACAATGGTGAGCGTGGATGCCAGCGACAAAATGCTCAAGTATGCGCTGAAGTCAAGAtgggagagaagaaaagaacaaGCTTTTGACCAGTGGG TGATTGAAGAGGCCAACTGGTTGACGTTACCAGAGGATATTCAGAAACCAGGGCCTGGCTTTGATGCTGTTATCTGCCTCGGCAACTCATTCGCCCACTTACCAGACTTTAAAG GGGACCAGAGTGATCAAAAGTTGGCCCTTCAGAACATTGCCAGTATGGTTAGACCAGGTGGGATCCTCATCATTGACCACCGTAATTACGACTACATCCTGGAGACCGGCCGGGCACCACAAGGCAAAAATATCTACTATAAG AGTGATCTAACTCAGGACATCTCCACTTCGGTGCTGTGGGTTGACAATAAGCCCCATATGATCACTCTGGACTACACCATCCACGTGCCTAAGGCCACCCTTCAAAATCTTCCTGACGTCAG TAAATTTCGTCTGTCCTACTACCCTCATCGTCTGGAGAGCTTCAAAGCTTTACTGACCGAAGCCTTCAACAGCAAAATGGAGCACAGCGTCTACGGAGATTTCAAGACGTATGTCCCTGGCCAGAACCAGGCCCCGTGCTACTTCATCCATGTCTGTAAGAAGACTGCCTAA